The nucleotide sequence GTCACTGAAAGGCTTTGGCGATCAATATTGTGTGGTCACCTAAGGTACACCAACAACGACCAACGTTTGGTtgccaaaaaaaattatcagcgaccaaatctgttgtcgctaatttcaatgccgaccaaatagttggtcgtggaaggtttgtcttccgctaccaaaaaaatggtcactgaatgtctatcttcccccaccaatagtttggtcgcataatgtattggaatgcattggcaacaaacattttttggtggcagaaagtattaacctgtatttaattaacaattcaaattataagcttaatatttatttttgggctcgttccaaatcctgtacaaacaacacagcctatccaatatccatattgtacaatacatttgctcatccaaatagaagtatacacaatgttggagaatccataatcattcattataaatatcatcatCTATAAGTCTAAAGTCAAGCATACATATTAACCATACATCAaaatgtttcatccataccatatgttaaggtgataatcatcaccaaacacatcaaaatgtaaattaaaaatccCAAAATATCTGATGTTGCTATTCATCCAAACAACCATCATGCagacaaaattatttttataccaaaaactgaattctgcttgtagacaactccaccatgatcacctgaacaaaagctatccatgtaccagaaactagatttcacatgctcataactccaccatgtatttgagaaagcaaaaaagaatacacaatcaataaccacatgtgaataataataaactaaaattcaagtatAAGTTCACAATGACATTTCGTTTAATTTGGTCCAAATCTCTAAATAACTTATGTAATATAAATGAGAATACATACCAACAAGTATTTGTACCACCAGTTGAATACatggccccatcatgatggatagATGACTTGTGCATTTGAGTCTTTTCCTTTAAGAACTCTGTCACCAAACTTGTAAGATGTGCAATTTGCTTCTGTTCTTCCTCtcgctctttcttttcctcctcacgctctctcctctcctgctCCAATTGCCTCCGCAGCTCCTCACGCTCTATCTCATgctccatcttcatctcctccatctcAGCTTTAAGTTTCTGCAACTCCCCAACATGGTCTTGTGACACACGACTAggtgtggaagaagatgaagagggcttCGGCCCATCCCCAAATCCAAGAATGTATCGCTTCCTTTTTTCAAGTGCCTGCCTAGACATCTCCTCTGATGTTAATTGCACATTGGATTGGGAAGATTCTTCTCGCAAGCTTAACATCTTTGACTGTCAATGCAAAGGTAACAACAGAATTAAATGTATATAACCTTGCAAAAGCAGAAactaatttaaatgattattgaGATTTTAGATACCTACATGTTTCACGGTGCAAATAGGATCAATCCACTCTTTGTTCTTCTTGGTATgtgttttcttatagaattctaAAAATTCAAGATTTTCAGAACCATTAAACTCCGGCTGCAAAGTGTAATTTAGATTACCATATAGCCACTACATAATAAGAAAACTAAAATAACTGATAGATCTACTTGCATAAAAGGATTCCAAAAATATACTTGCAGCAAACTAGAATAAAAAATCTACTTGCAGCAAATTGTCTATTTTACAATAGCCAAAACTATCCCATAGACTGTTTCACAGGCAGTTCACAAAAAATATAACCAGTACATACTCAAAAACATATTACCTGTATAGTCATTGTTGCAACAAATGACCGAGATCCTAAACAATGATTGTACTCAAActttttcctattctttttGCCAGCTTTTGATCTCACCTtcaaaaaaatacaaattaaaaatctaaagaaaacattatgatcaaatattttacttataaaCTCTGAAGCACTAAATATGTAAGTTACCTTGTGTTCTTTGCTTTTCCACACATCGTCAATTAAGTGGCGCCAATCCTCTTGAGTCACATGTTCGTATGGATGACTATAAGGGTTCACATGTAAGACGTTCTTAAGATGCTTATAATGCAATTTCATATTGTGCCTCCAATTTTTGTAAATATTGTAGCATTTTCTGTGGACAACTTGCTGAGATACTAGATTGCCATGATAATCATCCGAGATTTTGAACTTGTCCTAAAGACATAAGTAAAATTATTATGTAGTATGATCAATGCAACTATTACAAGTACCTAAAAAAATATTGTGCAATAAATAATTACAAGGACAGATTGTATGATAGCAGATTGAGTAGCCTCGTCTACATGCCGCCACGTCGGTATGCCCTTAATTGGACACATTCTCCTAATATACACCCCCAACAGATTGGCTACCTTTGGGGCATTAATACCACATAAAGCATTCCACTCATCAAGTACTGGAACAGAGAGCTTTTCTCCGCCATTCTGGGCAATGAGCTTATCAATTCCTTTCCCAACTGTCTTACCCCGCACGCGCTTTGATGATGAacctgctaaaatacttaaaaacttTAGGCCATAAGACAAACCTGCTAGTGATAGACAAAGagaacgcaaaaaaaaaaaaacacaaaatcaCTGAAATGccatcattttaccaagaatatCTTAGCAATAACAAGATTCAGAAAGATGAGTTTTCTCACCCACGCTGTTGGCAATAATAGGTGGACTTGAAAGCTCGTGGGTTTGTTGGGTAGAAAAGGTGGGGAGCAAAGTAGGTTGGACAGCCATCACGGGCACAAGTTCAGCATCTCTAGAAGAATTCAGTCCTTCATTATCAGATGGCAGATACTCTTCATCATCATCGCCATTGCTAATCTTGTTCGGTCCTTCATTACCATTCTGATTTGAACCAAACAATGCCTTGGACATGCCCGGTATGCCAAGAGCCTCTAATCTCATTGAGTTCATTTCAATCCATTTTTGCCTTTGCCTTTCGTATCCCGTCGGCTTCTGGGACAAGCACCCAGGCTTCACAAATTTTTTACCTACTTTATGCATATTTCACAATAAAAACCAGACAGATACATTACATTCAGCCATAAAGAAATATGAAGTAAAAAGTAAATCACACTCTCCATAAAAAACAGAAGCATGTAAGATAAAAATGGATGATTTTCATTAACATAAAAAATAGAAGCATGTAAGATAAAAATGTTCAACTTTTCTATAGATAGATCATTAGATAAATATATCATGGCTCTAAATCTAGATATGTATCACTGTCACTATCaatgtcttcttcttcatcgcTAGGCTCCTCCATTACTTCATCGACACTCCCCTCGGCTTGATCTCGCCCACGACACTGCAAAATGACCTCCTCTTGAATAATTTCAGCATCAATATCATATCTGCGCAAATCCATTGTGGTTGGCTCTTCAATGGAAATTGGTTCAACGTCATTGGTTTCATCTTGTTGGAACGCATGATTGAGAACAATGGTTTCTTCAACATCATTGGATTCTAAATCACTCATCTGTGGCACATCCCATATACCTCGATGCTTGAATCTTTGGACAACTTTTCAATTGCCACGTCTCTCTGCAGTGTCATTAATATAGAATACTTGCTGCACTTGACTCGGTAGTACAAAAAAATCATCTTTGTACCACCGACTTCTTGTATCAATGCTAGTGCAATGCGCATCAATGCAGAAAGTTTTTTTACTTCCAGTGTTGAACCATTCGCATTGGAACAAGACGACTTGTTGTCCGAACATATATGTTAATTCCCAAACTTTGCACAAGTAACCGTAGAAGTCAATCGGTTGCCCTTCGTGGTCCCCTTCAACAACTAACCCACTATTCTGGCTTTTACGGCGGTTGTCACGTTCGATGGTATGGAATCGGACACCATTACAAAAGCACCCTGAATATATGTTGACTATCGGACGAGGACCGTTGGCCAATGACCATAATTCATCAGTAGCTTCCGGTGATCGCTGGTTTCGAAGTTGAGTCATCTATAACAAAAAAGTGACATAATATGTTACTTCACTTTCAAATACAAGGATAACTCAAGGTGCCTACATGTTAATTAATTTTGCTTACGCGATCTTTGAACCACTTGGAAAATTCTTTACGTTGTCTGTTTGTGATGTCAACTTCACTCTCACCTTGTATGTAGTTCTTGTGTTCCCTATTCGACATTCCGTAACGTATAAATAACATATAAGTCTAAAACAACTAAATATATAATAGCTGAATCTTAATAAGCAAGTTAAAAAAACATACTCTCGATATTGATCCACTTCTGAACTATTGTATAAGACAAACCATTCAGCCATCTCGAGTTCATTGATCGGCACATCAGGTCCCCTTCGGATTAACCCAAATGGTCGGGCACTTTGAGTGAAGACTGCTAACCCCGTGCCATGATCACCACCGTCATCATTCCTTTCTTCTCTGTTAAACACTGTTTCGATTCCATCGAGGTACATTGAGCAAAATGTTGTACTCTCTTTAGAAATATATGCCTCAGCGATAGAACCTTCTGGGTGAGCTCGGTTGGCAACAAATTCTTTTAGAACTCCGAGTAACCTACGATAAATTATAGCTCAATGCTAATAGAAAAATTCTTACATGTACAATAATATACATGATTACTATTCCTACTATACGGTTGCAAACAATTACCTTTCAATTGGATACATCCATCGATATTGCACTGGCCCTCCAAGAATAGCCTCGCGAGGCAAGTGAATAGCTAGATGAACCATGACATCAAAGAAGGCAGGAGAGAAAATCTTCTCAAGCTTGCAAAGAATAAGAACAATTTGGTCCTCTAATTTTTTCAAACCAGCTATTTTTAATGTCTTGGAGCACAATTGCTCAAAGAAATTGCCTAACTGAAATAATGCAGTATTAAGTTCTTTGTTGAGATACCCACGCATTCCAATTGGAAGAAGGCGTTGCAAAAGAATATATAGTCATGACTTTTCAGACCCGATAATTTACCACCTTGAGTACTTACACAGCTAGAGATGTTTGCCGCATAGCCATCTGGAAACTTAATCGATTTTAAAAAATCACAAAACCCTTGTTTCTCTTGCGGGGACAATATGTACAATGCTGGAGGCTTCTCATAAGATCCGTTCGCCCGCTTTTTTAGGTGTAACTCCTTCCGTATACCCATATCTGCCAAATCCATGCGTGCTTTTTCTGTATCCTTGCATTTCCCATCTACGTCCAGTAATGTCCCAACAATATTTTCTGCAATGTTCTTTTCTATGTGCATGACATCCAAGTTGTGACGCAGCTTAAGTATTTTCCAATAAGGGAGATCAAACAGAATACTTTTCTTGGCCCAAATCGTGTCATCATCTttgcccctttttcttttcttattaatGCTTGGATGCTTGCCCAACGGCTTGTATGTCCCTGAATTAATTTGCTCCAAGATCTCTTCTCCCGTGAACTCTCGTGGCCTTGACCTGTCCTCACTTTTACCATTAAAGAGCTTGCTCTTTCGTCATATGTGGTTCTGAGGCAAGAAACGCCTCGCACCCATATAGCCAATCTTACTCCTCAAACGTTCTGATGAACATCTTCGTTACAAATGGGACAAGCCAAATAACCTTTTGTTGGCCATCCAGACATGTAACCATATGCAGGAAAGTCATTAATGGTCCACATGAGAGCAGCACGCATTCTAAATGTACTTCCACTAGAGGCATCATAAGTTTGCACGCCATCCTTCCAAAGCTCTTTCAACTCATCAATTAATGGCCTCAAGTAAACATCTATTTTTTTGCCGGAAGCCATTTTTCCGGGAATAAGCAATGACAGCATACAAAATTGTTCTTTCATACACTTCCAAGGTGGAAGATTATAAGGCATCACGATAACGGGCCACATACTGTACGATGTGCTCATATTTCCAAAAGGATTGAAACCATTAGTGGCTAGCCCTAACCTTACATTCCGCAGATCCTTGAAAAACTCAGGATGTTGCCGATCAAAGTTCTTCTATTCCTCCCCATCAGCCGGATGTCTTGATGTTTCGTCATCCACTCGCTTCTCCTTGTGCCATCTCATATCTACAGCTATTTTCGGGGACAAAAATAAGCGCTTCAATCTCGATGTCAGGGAAAAGTACCGCAAAATTTTATGAGGGATCTTCTTACCGTTACCATCATTCAGCTTATATCTAGGCTCATCACATATAGGGCATTTCTCCAGGTTCGCATTCTCCTTCCAAAAAAGAGCACAATCATATTTGCATGCATGAATTAGCACATATCCCAAACCCAAATCTCGTAAAAATTTCTTGACTTCATAAAGGGTCTATGGAACAGACTTATCACACTCCAGTAGAATTTCCTTGTATACCTTCATGTTCATGTCAAAAGAGGAATTGCTCCACTGGTTATACACCTTAATATGAAGCATCTTAATAACGAATGATAATACTGTAAAAGTTTTGCAACCAGGATAAACGGGTCGTTGAGCATCATCGAACAACTTATCCAAATTCTGTGCATCCTCCCTCCCCAAGTTATTAGGCAATTCGTTAATATCGTCATTCATGAAAGCGCCCATGTAAACAGCTTCTAGCATATTAGACAATTCGTCCCTATCATCGGTGCCATCCCCAGCCATTCTATCCTCAACACCTCCACCATTGTCACAGTTAGCATCATTTGAAACACAAGATTGATGCACGTGAACAGATTCTCCATGTTGCACCCAAGTCTTGTAAGAAGGCAAGATTCCTTTCAACATCAAATGAATCTTGACAACTTGAATGCTTTGTTTTTTGTCATTCATGCACTCGACACAAGGACCCCAAATATCATTTGCTGAGCCTAAATTTGCCACCACAAATTCAATAAAggacttctccccttctctatattctttactcttcattctattttttattgtcaTCCAACTCTTGTCCATTTTGACTGACCTACAAAGTACTTCATCAAGTTAGATTGATtagtttatagatttatttttgtaccctgcaaaaaaaaaacttgcagcAGAAAACCagaggcggcccaatacatttgggggcctaagacaAATTCAGTGACGAATGAggccttttctttttattattattataataataataaattttaataagtataaaatagttaaaaaaatgatatgaaaatagatagctgtcaagtatactatttcaacaaagatgcatgaatttaacaaagaaagacaagaagccccttcagtttaatataatccTTGAATAGAAGCATGGAAaaataattagtttaaaagaaatcccatcccaccatctcccatcTCCCATCTCCCCTTCGATACCTAAGCTACATCACAGCACGGCAACCATTCAacccaaaaaattaaaagaatctccaccctctaagaagtccatctccaatccccctgtctttcttcccgatggcccagctggatcaggagtaacgtgagggaaggaaaaccaagaccaaaaccaaaaaagtgaAGGGAtgaaagccaaccaaatccctcccctctctttctctccacccaaaacaaaactattgTCCCCAAATCCCTCCTCGCTCTCTTTCCCTGCCGGCCCAAGAAAAGGCCCTCGCCCCAAATCCCCTTCGCCTCCTCGCTCTCTCTCCCTGCCGGCCTGACCGGAATGGACCTGGCGAAGccctgcggcggcggcggcggcgaaggaTGAGAAGCCCTGCGGTGGCCGCGGTGGCTGCGGTGGCagcgaaggaggagaagccctgCGGTGGCTGCGGCGGTGGCGAAGGAGGCGGCGAAGGAGGTGAAGCCCTCCGCGGTGGCTGCGGTGGCTACGGCGGCAGCGAAGGACGAGAAGCCCCCCAACGAcccccacctctccctctccctcccggccTCCACTAAATCAAACAACGGAGGAcccccacctctccctctccctctccctctccctctccctcccggccTCTGCTAAATCAAATAATGGAGGAGTACACATACCTTGAAACGCCGACGCCGGGCGAACGGAGAGGCGACGGGCGAACGGGCGAATGCGATGGGTGAAGGCGACGGGTGAAGGCAGAGTTAAAGCagaatttaccaaaaaaaaaaagtaaaagcagAATAGAGGAATAGGGAATTAGGGTTTGTTTGGTTTCTCACGTCCCCTACATGCATACTTTTTGCGACTAAAGTTTTTTTAGTCGCTAGAGGGGAACCTTTAGGGACCAAAATATAGTCGCCAAAAATTTTACCTCTAGCCCGCGCAAAGCGCCAATTTGGTTTTGCTTTTCTATGActaaatatgcatttagtcggtgtaggatAATTATTCCGTAACTAACAAAAATATTGGTCGCAGATAGCCTTATTTTCAGCGACCAAACTTTAGTCGCCAAATGTTTTACCTCCATCCCGCCAACTTGATTTTGATTTTCTccgaccaaatatgcatttagtcggtgtaggacaatcattcagtaactaacaaggatgTTGGTCGCAAATAGCCTTATTTGCAGCGACCACTATTCATTTAGTCGCTGAAAGTGGTCGctgaaagtgtat is from Phoenix dactylifera cultivar Barhee BC4 chromosome 6, palm_55x_up_171113_PBpolish2nd_filt_p, whole genome shotgun sequence and encodes:
- the LOC120111197 gene encoding uncharacterized protein LOC120111197; translated protein: MKLHYKHLKNVLHVNPYSHPYEHVTQEDWRHLIDDVWKSKEHKVRSKAGKKNRKKFEYNHCLGSRSFVATMTIQPEFNGSENLEFLEFYKKTHTKKNKEWIDPICTVKHVGI